One stretch of Anaerolineae bacterium DNA includes these proteins:
- a CDS encoding 4Fe-4S dicluster domain-containing protein produces MTVCSTVNDGYSSLASSRIEIELDEFGGDNRIFVCRQCAEPDCAKACPVDAIYKDNTLGVWRVDYGLCIGCRECVEVCRFSAMFFDPLQRRVVKCELCAGRGSPACVEACPTGALRLKV; encoded by the coding sequence ATGACGGTCTGCTCCACTGTCAATGACGGGTACAGCAGTCTCGCCAGCTCGCGCATCGAGATCGAGCTGGATGAGTTCGGCGGCGATAACCGCATCTTTGTCTGCCGGCAGTGCGCCGAACCGGACTGCGCCAAGGCCTGTCCGGTGGATGCCATTTACAAGGACAATACGCTGGGCGTCTGGCGCGTGGACTACGGCCTGTGCATCGGCTGTCGAGAGTGCGTGGAGGTCTGCCGGTTCTCCGCCATGTTCTTTGACCCCCTCCAGCGGCGGGTGGTCAAATGTGAGCTGTGCGCCGGCCGGGGGTCGCCGGCGTGCGTCGAGGCCTGCCCGACCGGCGCCCTGCGCCTGAAAGTATGA
- the fdhD gene encoding formate dehydrogenase accessory sulfurtransferase FdhD: protein MMGMQRGMDACMDRESEGGMPALERRRFLRLNGKGSEPAEGFVVVEEPLQIQLNGRPVAVLMRTPGQEKELAVGYCVTEGLVTSFEAIGLVQHCGGSAPAAGTFSDPLDISRNIVNITTLDGQVSDRPPEVMRLVRSGCGRADPGEVAEQLTPLENALQVPAEVIRRLARSLAEGQRAYREAGGVHAVAIFDAAGNLVALSEDVGRHNAIDKAIGYCLLRRIPLHDKILYSTGRASYEMVTKAVRVGLPVAISRSSATTLAIDLAERLNCTLVGYARAGRMTIYTHAWRVVMG, encoded by the coding sequence ATGATGGGTATGCAACGGGGGATGGATGCCTGTATGGATAGGGAGAGCGAGGGAGGTATGCCGGCGCTGGAACGGCGCCGCTTCCTGCGCCTGAACGGCAAAGGGAGCGAGCCGGCCGAGGGCTTTGTGGTCGTGGAGGAGCCCTTGCAGATTCAGCTCAACGGCCGGCCGGTGGCCGTGCTGATGCGCACGCCCGGCCAGGAGAAAGAGCTGGCGGTGGGCTACTGCGTCACGGAGGGCCTTGTCACCAGCTTCGAGGCCATCGGTCTGGTCCAGCACTGCGGCGGCTCCGCGCCGGCCGCCGGCACGTTCTCCGACCCGCTGGACATCTCCCGCAATATCGTGAACATCACCACCCTGGATGGGCAGGTCTCCGACCGGCCGCCGGAGGTGATGCGGTTGGTGCGCTCCGGCTGTGGGCGGGCCGACCCGGGGGAAGTGGCGGAGCAGTTGACGCCGCTAGAGAATGCACTGCAGGTGCCGGCGGAGGTCATCCGCCGGCTGGCGCGCAGTTTAGCGGAGGGCCAGCGGGCTTATCGAGAGGCCGGCGGCGTCCATGCCGTGGCCATATTCGACGCGGCGGGGAATCTGGTGGCCCTCAGCGAGGATGTCGGCCGGCACAACGCTATTGACAAGGCCATCGGCTACTGCCTGCTCCGGCGCATTCCCCTGCATGATAAAATCCTGTACAGCACCGGCCGTGCCAGCTATGAGATGGTCACGAAGGCGGTGCGGGTAGGGCTTCCTGTCGCCATCTCGCGCTCCTCCGCCACCACCCTGGCCATTGACCTGGCGGAGCGGTTGAACTGCACGCTGGTCGGCTATGCGCGCGCCGGCCGCATGACCATCTATACCCATGCCTGGCGCGTGGTGATGGGGTGA